The proteins below are encoded in one region of Leptospira hartskeerlii:
- the nusA gene encoding transcription termination factor NusA, with translation MAVKKKEVEVNLLEAIQQFCADKSLDREAVMGVIRDSLITAYKKKSGIETLEEEESPIKVEFASSGDGENVVIIVSRKVVESSPANGLEISLEDAKAVYPNATVGEVLDFREKPMELSRIISSQAKQMVFQRLRDMEKELLYQEYKAKEGELTHGYFQRWKKDAMSIDLGKVEGIMPKREQNPGEKYHSGDRLKAIIQKVELRPREPIPVITLSRASADFVRKLFEMEIPEIYDGLVEIVNVARQPSIRTKVVVYATRGDIDPVGACVGMKGVRIQSIVRELGNERIDIVQYSSDPTEFIANAISPAKPYDVKADSVGREAMVIVPEEQLSLAIGINGSNVKLASQLTGFRIDIKTIAQYNEEFSSPEARERLDKLFSPPAAVVEEDEDDGATALEDLPGLSTRLIGLLRSAGINNVETLIEISQDDLAKLSGIGQTTAAQILRILAESVEWVEES, from the coding sequence ATGGCAGTTAAGAAGAAAGAAGTCGAAGTCAATCTGTTGGAAGCGATCCAACAATTTTGTGCCGACAAGTCCCTAGATAGGGAAGCCGTGATGGGAGTCATTCGTGATTCTTTGATTACCGCGTACAAGAAGAAGTCGGGCATCGAAACTCTGGAAGAAGAGGAAAGTCCGATCAAAGTAGAATTCGCCTCCTCTGGAGACGGAGAAAATGTCGTTATAATTGTATCTCGCAAAGTTGTAGAGTCTTCACCTGCAAACGGTTTGGAAATTTCCTTAGAAGACGCTAAGGCTGTTTATCCTAACGCAACTGTTGGAGAGGTCCTGGATTTTAGAGAAAAGCCGATGGAGCTTTCCAGGATTATTTCATCTCAAGCAAAACAAATGGTATTCCAACGTTTGAGAGATATGGAAAAAGAACTTCTGTATCAGGAATACAAAGCAAAAGAAGGCGAACTGACTCACGGTTATTTCCAACGTTGGAAGAAAGACGCTATGTCCATCGATCTTGGTAAGGTCGAGGGTATTATGCCAAAACGTGAGCAAAACCCCGGAGAAAAATATCATAGCGGGGATCGTTTAAAAGCAATCATACAAAAAGTGGAACTTCGTCCGAGAGAGCCGATCCCGGTGATTACTCTCTCTAGAGCCTCAGCGGACTTTGTTCGTAAACTTTTCGAAATGGAAATCCCGGAGATCTACGACGGACTCGTAGAGATCGTTAACGTGGCTCGTCAACCTTCCATTCGTACCAAAGTGGTTGTTTATGCTACCAGAGGAGATATCGATCCTGTGGGAGCCTGCGTTGGTATGAAAGGGGTCCGTATCCAGTCCATCGTTAGGGAATTAGGAAACGAAAGAATAGATATCGTTCAATACTCTTCGGACCCGACGGAATTTATCGCGAACGCGATCTCTCCGGCAAAACCTTACGATGTAAAGGCGGATTCCGTGGGTAGAGAAGCAATGGTAATCGTTCCAGAAGAACAATTATCTCTTGCAATCGGGATCAACGGTTCCAATGTAAAGTTGGCCTCACAGTTAACCGGATTTAGGATCGATATCAAAACAATAGCCCAGTATAACGAAGAGTTCTCTTCTCCAGAAGCGAGAGAGAGATTGGATAAATTATTCAGTCCTCCGGCTGCTGTTGTCGAAGAAGACGAAGACGATGGAGCAACCGCTCTAGAAGATTTACCTGGACTTTCTACCCGCTTGATTGGCCTATTAAGGAGCGCAGGGATCAATAACGTTGAGACATTGATCGAGATCAGCCAGGACGATTTGGCAAAACTATCCGGTATAGGACAGACTACTGCCGCACAAATCCTTAGGATATTGGCGGAATCAGTAGAGTGGGTGGAGGAGAGCTAA
- the rimP gene encoding ribosome maturation factor RimP, translating into MYALMVSQRPNHTLIEVELDHLEHPYGSVSLLECEQVSRKLNEELEQISSDLNYTLKVSSAGAERKLVIPEDLDRFRGIPVRLVFKSEGSGDKEGIFKILDRKEDRIFLEPFSKRKTKGSKKKEVILELKDILKGNLYVSI; encoded by the coding sequence CTGTATGCACTCATGGTTAGCCAAAGGCCAAACCATACGCTGATCGAGGTAGAGCTGGATCACCTCGAACACCCGTACGGTTCCGTCAGCCTTCTGGAATGTGAGCAAGTTTCCAGAAAACTGAATGAAGAGTTGGAGCAGATCTCATCCGATCTGAACTATACTCTCAAGGTTTCTTCCGCTGGTGCGGAAAGAAAACTGGTGATTCCCGAGGATCTAGACAGATTCCGTGGAATACCGGTACGACTCGTCTTTAAGTCAGAAGGGTCGGGCGATAAAGAAGGAATCTTTAAGATTCTGGATAGGAAAGAAGACAGGATCTTTTTAGAACCGTTTTCCAAAAGGAAGACAAAAGGTTCTAAAAAAAAGGAAGTCATTCTGGAATTGAAGGATATACTGAAAGGAAATTTGTACGTAAGTATTTGA
- a CDS encoding LIC_12708 family protein, whose protein sequence is MQNSFTSKIWTSSVRKYLPLFLSSILVIGACSKFRVDDYNPYLYGRVKLGKDLKELQVSIVNRVPTNVPNQVAVVSGVIYVPDFEQSLIKAFNSDGDLKFVIGSSKEKQDKIKTYNIKLGRIGLVTVSDGDDIYVQSRVSREDVKADKVAENIYAKKSGEFRTEAEEAVPSVILKINDSGKLSQTIYADGVGGSIPFGYVERMEAGNNDLLFVFHRQNGVMRLSIFDESGKLKQKVEGSDFKDSLNQGEAYTWYVDSFISHPDGEYALGSFSFYETKSGRFKNRKILKYEFKDKRITPVKEIQDPSETLYWVLNNDNFFIWETEVEEGNSIRLQVHDEDGNHVNNIRLNYPPPRGLWRETWMDTNDEIYSMKIRSGYLEIHKWK, encoded by the coding sequence ATGCAAAATTCTTTTACTTCTAAAATTTGGACTTCATCTGTCCGCAAATACCTTCCCCTTTTCCTATCTTCTATCCTAGTGATAGGAGCTTGTTCCAAATTCCGAGTGGATGATTATAATCCCTATCTATACGGAAGAGTTAAATTAGGAAAAGATTTAAAAGAATTACAGGTGAGCATAGTCAATCGGGTTCCAACAAACGTTCCGAACCAGGTGGCTGTTGTTTCAGGGGTGATTTACGTTCCTGACTTCGAACAATCTCTGATCAAAGCATTCAACTCGGACGGAGATCTGAAGTTTGTGATCGGTAGCTCCAAAGAAAAACAAGACAAGATCAAAACTTATAATATTAAATTAGGAAGAATAGGACTCGTCACTGTTTCAGACGGAGATGATATCTATGTTCAGTCCAGAGTTTCCAGAGAAGATGTCAAAGCGGACAAAGTAGCTGAAAATATTTACGCTAAAAAATCCGGAGAATTTCGCACGGAAGCGGAGGAAGCAGTTCCTTCTGTGATCTTAAAAATAAACGACTCCGGAAAACTTTCACAAACAATCTACGCTGATGGTGTAGGAGGATCTATTCCGTTCGGTTATGTAGAAAGAATGGAAGCAGGAAATAACGATCTACTATTCGTTTTCCATAGACAGAACGGAGTAATGAGACTTAGCATTTTTGATGAATCAGGAAAATTAAAACAAAAGGTAGAAGGTTCCGACTTCAAAGATTCTTTGAACCAAGGAGAGGCTTACACCTGGTATGTGGATTCATTCATTTCGCATCCTGATGGAGAATATGCACTCGGCTCTTTTAGTTTTTATGAAACTAAATCAGGAAGATTCAAAAATAGAAAGATCCTAAAATACGAATTCAAAGACAAAAGAATTACTCCGGTCAAAGAGATCCAGGATCCTTCTGAAACATTATACTGGGTCCTAAACAATGATAACTTTTTTATTTGGGAAACGGAAGTGGAAGAAGGAAATTCCATCAGACTCCAGGTTCACGACGAGGACGGAAACCATGTAAATAATATCCGCCTCAACTATCCTCCACCTCGCGGACTTTGGAGAGAGACTTGGATGGATACGAATGACGAAATCTATTCAATGAAGATCAGATCCGGTTATTTAGAGATCCATAAATGGAAATAG
- a CDS encoding bifunctional ADP-dependent NAD(P)H-hydrate dehydratase/NAD(P)H-hydrate epimerase, producing the protein MSQSPNFQVLFNEEEAKLLDEQTIRERKISGTLLMGFAAISIFQTWEEVFRSAKKITILCGSGNNGGDGYALAQFLKAEGLPVEIYSKEGNFSEETKYYKNLTEQLKIPNFPLEKFKENHINSREVLVDSLLGTGFKGPLSGEISKAVAEIRSAKERLKDSLLILSIDAVSGYSPDEKIPFAADILADIGSPKIKNVFYPLSKDRKSFHPIGFLRQQFQTSKYLLARVNKEELASKLSREKDSHKYKNGSAVFIGGSEGMSGAILSSALAFQELGGGISQILTPSANTLTKVLKKDPSFMVSALESSKKISDYPFLKKASVVCVGPGLASSDLPQFSFSKETILIFDAGALKYLDEKHLGPRTILTPHLGEWSFITGKKYQSQYSALEDANIWAKEKGTYLLLKGPVSILFTPEGNSYFWEFQEPKLAVMGTGDLLVGILTFFLSKGEDIVESVRLSQSVLLYCAELCKGYPTAGRIRKKIRTLIESYGF; encoded by the coding sequence ATGAGCCAATCCCCTAATTTCCAGGTTTTATTCAACGAAGAAGAAGCAAAACTCCTAGACGAGCAAACCATCCGAGAAAGAAAAATTTCAGGGACCTTGCTCATGGGATTTGCCGCGATCTCCATCTTCCAAACCTGGGAAGAAGTTTTCAGATCTGCAAAGAAGATCACCATACTCTGCGGCTCAGGAAACAACGGAGGAGACGGCTACGCCTTAGCACAATTTTTAAAAGCAGAAGGTCTACCTGTAGAGATCTATTCCAAAGAAGGGAATTTCTCCGAAGAAACAAAATATTATAAAAATCTAACGGAACAACTGAAAATCCCAAACTTTCCTTTGGAAAAATTCAAAGAGAATCATATAAATTCACGAGAAGTCTTAGTCGATTCACTTTTAGGAACCGGATTCAAAGGCCCATTGTCCGGGGAAATTTCGAAAGCAGTCGCGGAAATCCGCTCTGCTAAAGAAAGATTAAAGGATTCTTTGCTGATATTAAGTATAGATGCTGTCTCCGGTTATTCTCCTGACGAAAAAATCCCGTTTGCTGCTGATATTTTAGCGGATATAGGATCTCCTAAGATCAAGAATGTATTCTACCCATTATCCAAAGACAGAAAATCGTTCCATCCGATCGGCTTCTTGAGGCAGCAATTCCAGACTTCTAAATATCTTTTAGCAAGAGTAAACAAAGAAGAATTAGCCTCTAAACTTTCGAGAGAAAAAGATTCACATAAATACAAAAACGGTTCTGCAGTATTTATAGGCGGATCAGAAGGGATGTCAGGAGCTATTCTTTCCTCCGCACTCGCTTTTCAAGAATTAGGAGGTGGAATTTCCCAAATCCTCACTCCTTCTGCAAATACTCTAACAAAAGTTCTCAAAAAAGATCCTTCCTTCATGGTTTCCGCGTTAGAAAGTTCTAAAAAAATTTCGGACTACCCCTTTTTAAAAAAAGCAAGCGTGGTATGTGTTGGACCTGGGCTTGCTTCTTCCGATCTTCCTCAATTTTCTTTTTCTAAAGAAACAATTCTGATCTTTGACGCAGGTGCATTAAAATATTTGGATGAAAAACATTTGGGCCCGCGCACAATACTCACTCCTCATTTAGGAGAATGGTCTTTTATTACAGGAAAAAAATACCAAAGCCAATATTCCGCATTAGAAGATGCAAATATTTGGGCAAAGGAGAAGGGAACTTATTTACTTCTAAAAGGACCTGTTTCTATTCTATTCACTCCTGAAGGGAATTCATACTTTTGGGAATTCCAAGAACCCAAATTGGCTGTCATGGGAACAGGTGATCTACTCGTAGGAATTCTAACATTTTTCTTATCCAAAGGAGAAGACATCGTAGAATCAGTCAGACTTTCTCAAAGTGTTCTATTATATTGTGCAGAATTATGCAAAGGATATCCTACAGCGGGCAGGATCCGTAAGAAGATCAGAACACTGATCGAGTCTTACGGTTTTTAG
- a CDS encoding CDGSH iron-sulfur domain-containing protein produces MEIVKGKEATILFDGKKCIHSRNCVLSRPDVFVPNVEGEWIFPDKASVEEIKSLALNCPSGAIRFESNDPSFKETSPPVNVLRVRENGPLAIHADIELEGVEKQYRLTLCRCGASTHKPFCDTTHLSIGFTATGEPAIQESEALPVRNGILKIDPTKNGPLKVVGNLEICSGTGKVTNRTTETYLCRCGGSSNKPYCDGTHRKIKFKSE; encoded by the coding sequence ATGGAAATCGTAAAAGGAAAAGAAGCCACCATTCTTTTCGATGGCAAGAAATGTATTCATTCACGAAATTGTGTATTGAGTAGACCTGACGTATTCGTTCCGAATGTGGAAGGAGAATGGATCTTTCCCGACAAAGCAAGTGTAGAAGAGATCAAATCTTTAGCCTTGAATTGTCCGTCCGGTGCGATCCGTTTTGAGTCGAACGATCCTTCTTTTAAAGAAACTTCTCCCCCTGTAAACGTTTTACGGGTCAGGGAGAATGGACCTCTTGCGATTCATGCAGATATTGAGTTAGAGGGTGTGGAGAAGCAATATAGGCTTACACTTTGTAGATGCGGAGCTTCTACTCATAAACCATTTTGCGACACGACTCATTTGAGTATTGGATTTACCGCTACCGGAGAACCTGCTATCCAGGAATCTGAAGCATTGCCTGTTCGAAATGGAATTCTAAAAATTGATCCTACTAAGAACGGTCCTTTGAAGGTGGTTGGAAATTTAGAAATTTGTTCCGGAACAGGAAAAGTTACAAATAGAACCACCGAAACTTACCTTTGCCGTTGCGGTGGTTCTTCGAATAAACCATATTGCGATGGGACTCATCGCAAAATCAAATTTAAGTCTGAATGA
- a CDS encoding DUF1343 domain-containing protein, with protein sequence MKKSKILSNAKSIGMLTNQSAYGWKGDYHFKIIQKEYGLKKLFLPEHGLFAELQDQVSGKGLIYDLGETQILNLYGDNEESLAPAEEVLSDLDTLIIDIRDVGARYYTFLTTALYAMQAADRLAKRGKPRPRILISNAKNPAGAKLEGSPLEQKFSSFVGVEGTLHRHGLSAAGLLEYYKDKFNLDLELYRLDLYPKKSSEFLWVPPSPNIPAQTTCYVYTGLCLLEGTNLSEGRGTTRPFETFGAPYINELDRLFLEKLQEKQKGIFRLRPLKFIPTFHKHAGKVCGGYQILLDKPKKFHSLLFGLLLIRTLREFYPDKFEFLQGPYEFRSDLPAIQLLVGDQFLLDYLDGKRSYSEIEDYMEDREKKWKKVTKNYD encoded by the coding sequence ATGAAAAAAAGTAAAATTCTCTCCAATGCGAAATCTATCGGGATGCTTACCAACCAGAGCGCATATGGTTGGAAAGGCGACTATCATTTCAAGATCATCCAGAAAGAATACGGACTCAAAAAACTATTTTTGCCTGAGCATGGACTTTTTGCAGAGCTGCAAGATCAGGTTTCTGGAAAAGGACTCATCTATGATTTAGGAGAAACTCAGATCTTAAATTTGTACGGAGATAATGAGGAAAGTCTCGCTCCTGCGGAAGAAGTTTTATCCGACCTGGACACATTGATCATAGATATTAGAGATGTAGGCGCTCGTTATTATACATTTTTGACCACTGCATTGTATGCAATGCAGGCGGCGGATCGACTCGCCAAAAGAGGAAAACCAAGACCTCGTATTTTAATATCGAATGCAAAAAATCCGGCAGGCGCTAAGTTAGAAGGCTCACCGTTAGAACAAAAATTTTCTTCATTTGTAGGGGTAGAAGGGACGCTGCACCGACATGGTCTCTCCGCTGCGGGCCTTTTAGAATATTATAAGGATAAATTTAATCTGGATCTGGAACTTTATCGATTGGATCTGTATCCAAAAAAGAGTTCTGAGTTTTTATGGGTTCCTCCTTCTCCCAATATTCCTGCTCAAACAACTTGTTATGTATACACAGGACTTTGCCTTTTAGAAGGAACAAATCTTTCGGAAGGAAGAGGGACCACTAGACCATTTGAAACATTCGGTGCGCCTTATATCAACGAGCTAGACAGATTGTTTCTCGAAAAACTACAAGAAAAACAAAAGGGAATTTTTAGGTTAAGACCTTTGAAGTTTATTCCAACCTTCCATAAACATGCCGGCAAAGTTTGTGGAGGTTACCAAATCTTATTAGATAAACCTAAAAAGTTTCATAGTTTATTGTTCGGATTATTACTCATCCGTACATTGAGAGAATTTTATCCGGACAAGTTTGAATTCCTACAAGGACCTTACGAATTTAGGTCCGATCTACCAGCGATCCAACTTTTAGTAGGAGATCAATTCCTTCTGGATTATCTGGATGGAAAAAGATCATACTCAGAGATTGAAGATTATATGGAAGATAGGGAAAAGAAATGGAAGAAGGTCACTAAGAATTACGATTGA
- a CDS encoding cyclic nucleotide-binding domain-containing protein gives MALDTSVPNQKVTIKAGTVLFPEGSAANSLNVLHSGALRYLVDGPSSRKLELFKISGANLTPGASALFGSGRYPFTIVAEQDCVLSTYVMSQSTVGRSLAARSSLGIMVGRSLLREITESFKKVNQLRKIASDMGKTNDNLSLLYYQFNPSVFPDIKPGQPIADPSSEIVDPVLRLARENLKHYFDNGGILPERPTANYVEEDHSQLLVKYYPEEIEFQDGEFNFVRKVILADPNLLAQLFAPDPSMVSYVCDKLGRVQNNITENAKSILEELDENFSLLLGGVESLTEKYFLILDMAASGYATAPPEFVVPILQVVSQKIERALAGHQALFGSAIPSPSPNIKPFIEKTASLAKKFEASNPTAKAASNGSGISVDGSADATAIRKELANSASTIIQFSGMGGDAIKEFSAMMVKLKSLKNPLDSDNDTRKLRRSITKTYFDIYAACFQKYVNSGKNVPKPVDLMLKYGFFDETMLDDSQLVFMSTFKDAITSVSDIPIHYGTEWLEKIYKRECPTSLDELGQNFFDKVKMDNRNAVFKKESDLPPDIDNPEARLKFEFGAMYEANVRLTTGSLATYLPILTKYHSQIPLGKAYVTKKMLTDTIHDIMAVDFSVFNREVIYNNPEMGINKEFVQRAIVPDFVIVPSIGSKIMMWQELSIHRGSGSKESRGRIVLPIFVQGDLKSLLIDAFAAFRWELCKTILGPEWNNVGNPSITADYMDYVQFYKKNKDLSIEIKEKLAAEFKRFRNERDIFANDYQLWIKYEAEGVQRLNRVVRGIFYRHIPFARTIREKVSKMPAFGEINNRFVNIRTRKFTELENRYKKYINALGSLPDPLRENMEFYRV, from the coding sequence ATGGCATTAGATACAAGCGTACCAAATCAAAAAGTAACAATAAAAGCCGGAACGGTTCTATTTCCGGAGGGAAGCGCCGCGAATTCCCTCAACGTATTACATAGCGGAGCATTGCGTTATTTGGTAGATGGCCCCAGTTCCAGAAAATTGGAGTTATTCAAAATTTCAGGAGCAAATTTGACTCCTGGCGCATCCGCACTTTTCGGAAGCGGACGTTATCCTTTTACGATTGTTGCAGAACAAGACTGCGTGCTCTCCACATATGTTATGTCCCAGTCAACTGTGGGTCGCTCCCTCGCCGCCAGAAGTTCCTTGGGGATTATGGTGGGTCGTTCTCTTTTGAGAGAGATCACGGAGTCTTTCAAAAAGGTGAACCAACTTAGAAAGATCGCCTCCGATATGGGAAAGACAAACGATAATCTTTCTCTTCTGTATTATCAATTTAATCCTAGCGTTTTTCCGGATATCAAACCTGGACAACCGATCGCAGATCCAAGTTCTGAAATTGTAGATCCGGTCTTAAGACTTGCTCGTGAAAATTTAAAACATTATTTCGATAATGGCGGAATTCTTCCGGAAAGACCAACAGCAAATTATGTAGAAGAAGATCATTCACAACTTTTGGTTAAATATTATCCGGAAGAAATAGAATTCCAAGACGGAGAATTCAATTTTGTTCGTAAGGTAATCTTAGCGGATCCAAATCTTCTTGCGCAATTATTTGCTCCTGATCCAAGCATGGTTTCCTATGTCTGCGACAAACTCGGCAGAGTGCAGAACAATATTACTGAAAACGCCAAAAGTATATTAGAAGAATTAGATGAAAACTTCTCTCTGCTTTTAGGCGGTGTAGAAAGCCTTACAGAAAAATACTTCCTGATCCTGGACATGGCTGCAAGCGGTTACGCAACCGCTCCTCCAGAATTTGTTGTCCCTATTTTACAAGTCGTTTCTCAAAAGATAGAAAGAGCACTCGCTGGTCATCAGGCACTTTTCGGTTCGGCGATTCCGAGCCCTTCTCCTAATATTAAACCGTTTATAGAAAAAACCGCCAGTCTTGCTAAAAAATTCGAGGCGTCTAACCCGACTGCAAAAGCGGCATCCAATGGAAGCGGGATTTCTGTCGACGGGTCTGCGGATGCGACTGCAATTCGAAAAGAATTAGCGAACTCAGCATCTACGATCATCCAATTCTCCGGCATGGGGGGAGACGCTATCAAAGAGTTTTCCGCGATGATGGTAAAACTCAAATCCTTAAAGAACCCATTGGATTCCGACAACGATACTCGTAAATTAAGAAGGTCCATTACAAAAACCTACTTCGATATTTACGCAGCATGTTTCCAAAAATACGTCAACTCAGGGAAGAATGTTCCGAAACCTGTAGACCTGATGTTGAAATACGGTTTCTTCGATGAAACGATGCTTGACGATTCTCAATTAGTATTCATGTCCACATTCAAGGACGCGATCACTTCTGTTTCAGACATTCCGATCCATTATGGAACAGAATGGTTGGAAAAAATTTATAAAAGAGAATGCCCTACTTCTTTGGATGAACTTGGTCAGAACTTCTTCGACAAAGTCAAGATGGACAACCGAAATGCTGTTTTCAAAAAAGAATCGGACCTTCCTCCGGATATAGACAATCCCGAAGCTAGATTAAAATTCGAATTCGGTGCAATGTATGAGGCAAACGTTCGACTCACGACAGGTTCCTTGGCTACATACTTACCGATCCTGACCAAGTATCATTCTCAGATCCCTCTCGGAAAAGCATACGTTACTAAAAAAATGCTTACGGATACGATCCACGATATCATGGCAGTAGACTTCTCGGTATTCAACAGAGAGGTGATCTATAATAACCCTGAGATGGGGATTAATAAAGAGTTCGTTCAAAGAGCGATCGTTCCTGACTTCGTAATCGTTCCATCTATCGGCAGTAAGATCATGATGTGGCAGGAGCTTTCCATCCACAGAGGTTCCGGCTCTAAAGAAAGTAGAGGTAGGATCGTTCTTCCGATTTTTGTGCAAGGAGATCTGAAATCTCTTTTGATCGACGCGTTTGCAGCATTCCGCTGGGAGCTTTGTAAAACGATCTTAGGGCCAGAATGGAATAACGTAGGAAATCCGTCCATTACCGCCGATTATATGGACTATGTTCAGTTCTATAAAAAGAACAAAGATCTTTCCATAGAGATTAAAGAAAAGTTAGCTGCGGAATTCAAACGTTTCCGCAACGAAAGGGATATTTTTGCAAACGATTATCAGCTTTGGATCAAATACGAAGCAGAAGGTGTGCAAAGATTAAACCGAGTAGTCCGAGGAATTTTCTATCGTCACATTCCTTTCGCAAGAACGATACGTGAGAAGGTTTCCAAAATGCCTGCTTTCGGTGAGATCAATAACAGGTTCGTGAATATTCGAACTCGTAAGTTTACCGAGCTTGAAAACAGATACAAAAAGTATATTAACGCGTTAGGAAGCCTTCCGGATCCTTTACGCGAAAATATGGAATTCTATCGAGTTTAA
- a CDS encoding SDR family oxidoreductase, with protein MSNISETVLVTGASGHLGKIVLEELLKRGHNKIIATTRKPESLEGFAKRGVTVRKASFDDPASLVSAFQGADRILIVSTDNIGNRIPEHSAAVDAAVKAGAKRVLYTSLTKADEVPVTFAFEHEGTEEKIKQSGLAYTILRNNLYSDYLIPKLQHAVASGSLYGSGGNGACAYVSRTDCAKAAAAALLSSESGNKILEISGPKAWTYPELAKFTSELTGKPISYVDLPAEELSKALVGAGVPKPMADALASFDVSIREGYLKDVNTWAKDLIGDVLQDVTTLLKENKSALAS; from the coding sequence ATGAGTAATATTTCCGAAACAGTACTCGTGACCGGGGCTTCCGGCCACCTAGGAAAAATTGTCCTAGAAGAATTATTAAAAAGAGGCCATAACAAGATTATCGCTACGACTCGTAAGCCTGAAAGTTTAGAGGGCTTTGCAAAAAGAGGAGTCACAGTAAGAAAGGCGAGTTTTGACGATCCTGCAAGTTTAGTTTCCGCTTTCCAAGGAGCGGATCGGATCTTGATCGTGAGCACGGACAATATAGGAAATAGGATCCCGGAACATAGCGCCGCAGTCGATGCAGCAGTAAAGGCAGGTGCAAAACGAGTTCTTTATACTTCTTTGACAAAGGCAGACGAAGTTCCGGTCACATTCGCCTTCGAGCATGAAGGAACCGAGGAAAAGATCAAACAAAGCGGTCTCGCATATACGATTCTTCGTAATAATCTCTATTCTGATTATCTAATACCTAAATTACAGCATGCAGTTGCGAGCGGTTCACTTTATGGTTCCGGAGGGAATGGGGCTTGTGCTTATGTTTCTAGAACGGATTGTGCAAAGGCTGCCGCGGCTGCTTTACTTTCTTCCGAATCCGGAAATAAAATTTTAGAGATCAGCGGACCCAAGGCTTGGACTTATCCTGAGCTTGCAAAATTTACCTCCGAATTGACCGGTAAACCGATTTCTTATGTGGATCTCCCCGCGGAAGAACTTTCTAAAGCTTTAGTCGGGGCGGGAGTTCCGAAACCAATGGCCGATGCTCTCGCTTCTTTCGATGTTTCTATTAGAGAAGGTTATTTGAAAGACGTGAATACATGGGCAAAAGATCTTATCGGAGATGTGCTTCAGGATGTAACTACGCTACTGAAGGAAAACAAATCAGCTCTGGCTTCTTAA
- a CDS encoding alcohol dehydrogenase, with translation MKSVRLVEFGSALQWEEKQDPEPKDSEVLLEVISCGVCHSDLHLRDGYYKIGGEEKLFVKDRGVKLPITPGHEVVGKVLKVGSKVSSVSVGETKLVYPWIGCGSCKECASGNPQLCSSPRSLGIYQDGGYSDRILVPDEKWLLDIYDLSPEYACSYACAGLTAYGALKKSLPLKKTDSLVIIGAGGLGMFASQLVPLLTEAKVIFLDLDESRLEKLKELGFYTVPSSHSDPGAEVKKISGALGVSAVIDFVNNSSTSSLGFSLLKKNGTLIGVGLFGGELKIPTPILSLRSLTVRGSYTGSPGELKELLQLVSKNKILPVPVQIRNLKDANSALNDLSSGKVLGRLVLSGKSN, from the coding sequence ATGAAAAGTGTTAGATTAGTGGAATTCGGATCCGCTTTACAATGGGAAGAAAAACAAGATCCAGAACCGAAAGATTCAGAAGTATTATTGGAAGTGATCTCTTGCGGAGTATGTCATTCGGATCTCCATTTAAGAGACGGATATTATAAGATAGGTGGAGAAGAAAAACTATTCGTAAAAGACAGAGGTGTCAAACTCCCTATTACTCCAGGCCATGAGGTTGTAGGTAAGGTCTTAAAAGTCGGATCTAAAGTTTCTTCCGTTTCTGTGGGAGAAACCAAATTAGTATACCCTTGGATTGGATGTGGTTCTTGTAAAGAATGTGCATCCGGAAATCCTCAACTTTGCTCCTCTCCTAGGTCGCTCGGGATTTATCAGGACGGCGGTTATTCGGATCGGATCTTAGTTCCGGATGAAAAATGGCTTTTGGATATTTATGATCTTTCTCCTGAATACGCATGTTCTTATGCATGTGCTGGGCTTACTGCATATGGTGCTTTGAAAAAATCTCTTCCACTCAAGAAAACGGATTCTTTGGTGATCATTGGAGCAGGTGGGCTTGGAATGTTCGCTTCTCAATTGGTTCCACTTCTTACAGAGGCAAAAGTGATCTTTTTAGATCTGGATGAGTCTCGTTTGGAAAAACTAAAAGAACTTGGATTTTATACAGTTCCTTCTTCTCATTCTGATCCGGGGGCCGAGGTCAAAAAAATTTCAGGTGCTTTGGGAGTATCTGCAGTGATCGATTTTGTAAATAATAGCTCCACTTCTTCCTTGGGATTTTCTCTTTTGAAAAAGAATGGGACATTGATAGGAGTAGGACTTTTCGGGGGAGAGTTGAAAATTCCGACTCCAATTCTTTCTTTAAGAAGTTTAACTGTTCGAGGAAGTTATACGGGTTCTCCGGGAGAATTGAAGGAGCTCCTACAGCTAGTCTCTAAAAATAAAATACTTCCCGTTCCGGTTCAGATTAGAAATTTGAAAGATGCTAATTCTGCTTTGAACGATCTATCTTCCGGAAAAGTGTTAGGAAGATTGGTGTTGTCCGGAAAATCGAACTGA